In Triticum urartu cultivar G1812 chromosome 6, Tu2.1, whole genome shotgun sequence, the following proteins share a genomic window:
- the LOC125514055 gene encoding GDSL esterase/lipase At5g55050-like, with product MATASAARIVPVLLALAALICAAAEASPAKVPAMYVFGDSTADVGSNNYLPGSAVPRANFPHNGVDFPTSRPTGRFSNGFNGIDFLALNMGFKRSPPPFLSVANRTNRQIARGLLGANFASAGSGVLDTTGDSIVSMSKQVEQFAILRCNISARIGKEAADTVLSRSLFVISTGGNDIFAFFSANSTPTAAQMQLFTANLVSQYKNHVKALFGLGARKLAVIDVPPIGCCPYPRSLHPLGACIDVLNELTRGLNKGVKDAMHGLSVSLGGLKYSIGSSHAVVQSIMKHPQRLGFKEVTMACCGSGKFNGKSGCTPNATLCDNRHEYLFWDLLHPTHATSKLAAAAIYNGSLHFAAPINFRQLAEDQC from the exons ATGGCCACGGCGTCGGCGGCGCGGATAGTGCCGGTGCTGCTGGCCCTCGCGGCCCTCATCTgcgcggcggcggaggcgtcGCCAGCGAAGGTGCCGGCGATGTACGTGTTCGGGGACTCCACGGCCGACGTCGGCAGCAACAACTACCTGCCTGGCAGCGCGGTGCCGCGGGCCAACTTCCCGCACAACGGCGTCGACTTCCCCACCTCGCGCCCCACCGGCCGCTTCAGCAATGGCTTCAACGGCATCGACTTCTTAG CTCTGAACATGGGCTTCAAGCGCAGCCCCCCGCCGTTCCTCTCGGTGGCCAACAGAACCAACAGGCAGATCGCGCGAGGGCTGCTGGGAGCAAACTTCGCCTCCGCAGGATCAGGCGTTCTTGACACGACG GGTGACTCCATCGTCTCGATGAGCAAGCAGGTCGAGCAGTTCGCCATTCTGCGATGCAACATCTCTGCGCGCATCGGCAAAGAGGCGGCCGACACCGTGCTGTCGAGGTCCCTGTTTGTCATCAGCACCGGCGGCAACGACATCTTCGCCTTCTTCTCGGCGAACAGCACGCCGACGGCCGCGCAGATGCAGCTGTTCACCGCCAACCTGGTTTCGCAGTACAAAAATCATGTGAAG GCTCTGTTCGGCCTCGGGGCGAGGAAGTTGGCCGTGATCGACGTCCCGCCGATCGGGTGCTGCCCCTACCCGAGAAGCCTGCACCCTCTCGGTGCCTGTATCGACGTCCTCAACGAGCTGACCCGTGGGCTCAACAAGGGCGTCAAGGACGCCATGCATGGCCTCAGCGTCAGCTTGGGTGGCCTCAAGTACTCCATCGGGAGCTCCCACGCCGTCGTGCAAAGCATCATGAAGCACCCCCAAAGACTAG GGTTCAAGGAGGTGACCATGGCGTGCTGCGGCTCCGGCAAGTTCAACGGCAAGTCGGGCTGCACGCCCAACGCCACGCTGTGCGACAACCGGCACGAGTACCTCTTCTGGGACCTGCTGCACCCGACGCACGCCACGTCCAAGCTCGCCGCCGCGGCCATCTACAACGGCTCGCTGCACTTCGCAGCGCCCATAAACTTCAGGCAGCTAGCGGAGGACCAGTGCTAG